A DNA window from Corynebacterium ciconiae DSM 44920 contains the following coding sequences:
- a CDS encoding cation diffusion facilitator family transporter, which produces MSNPPSRHHESDSHGHYGHMHGHGAGHSHAHTNVPTDSLRALLIVIALTATVFCAELLVGLISGSLALLSDAAHMLSDSAGLFIALIAMVVGRNAHSDGATFGYKRMEVFAALVNALAVSLIAVYILVQAVRRVGHQHTVDTGMMLIVAVIGLIVNSVAAMVLVRRQHDSMNLRGAYLHVLTDLLGSIAVIVAGLVIRYTGFVAADTIASVLIAALILPRSLRLVLDACHVLLEHAPEGVTVEHVQRRLQEIAGVEHVHDIHIWSLDGTTHLCSCHLVVGGHWDAERHCVVLDKATATLADMGLGHATIQIEPAAHAEHEDVECQSA; this is translated from the coding sequence ATGAGCAACCCACCAAGCCGCCACCACGAGTCCGACAGCCACGGCCACTACGGCCACATGCATGGCCATGGTGCCGGCCACTCTCACGCTCATACGAACGTGCCCACAGATTCGCTGCGAGCGCTGCTCATTGTTATTGCACTCACCGCCACGGTGTTCTGTGCTGAGCTGTTGGTGGGGCTTATTTCGGGATCTCTGGCGTTGCTCTCCGATGCGGCGCATATGCTCTCAGATTCGGCCGGGTTGTTTATCGCCCTTATCGCGATGGTGGTGGGCCGCAACGCTCACTCCGATGGGGCGACCTTCGGCTACAAACGCATGGAGGTCTTTGCCGCCCTCGTCAACGCCTTAGCTGTGAGCCTGATCGCGGTCTACATCCTCGTCCAAGCGGTGAGGCGTGTTGGTCACCAGCACACGGTGGACACCGGCATGATGCTCATCGTCGCCGTGATCGGGTTGATCGTTAATTCCGTTGCGGCGATGGTGCTCGTGCGACGCCAACACGACAGCATGAACCTGCGTGGCGCCTATCTGCACGTGCTCACTGATCTTCTAGGTTCCATCGCGGTGATCGTGGCGGGACTGGTTATTCGCTACACCGGGTTCGTCGCGGCCGACACTATCGCCAGCGTGCTCATTGCTGCCTTGATCCTGCCGCGTTCGCTGCGGTTGGTTCTCGATGCCTGCCACGTGCTGCTGGAACATGCACCCGAGGGCGTCACGGTGGAGCACGTGCAGCGGCGGCTGCAAGAGATCGCCGGGGTTGAGCACGTGCACGACATTCACATCTGGAGCTTGGATGGCACGACGCATCTATGTTCCTGCCACCTTGTGGTGGGCGGTCATTGGGATGCCGAACGCCACTGCGTAGTACTCGATAAGGCCACGGCGACATTGGCCGATATGGGGCTTGGGCATGCCACCATCCAGATCGAGCCCGCAGCTCACGCCGAGCACGAGGATGTCGAATGTCAGAGCGCCTAA
- the ilvC gene encoding ketol-acid reductoisomerase, translated as MAIEVFYDADADLSIIQGRKVAVVGYGSQGHAHAQCLRDSGVEVKIGLREGSKSAAKAEEAGFEVGSVDEVSEWADVIMILAPDTSQAKIFTEQIEPHLKSGDVLLFGHGLNIHFDLITPAEDIAVGMVAPKGPGHLVRRQFVDGKGVPCLIAVAQDPTGDTQDLTLSYAAAIGGARAGVIVTSFREETETDLFGEQAVLCGGLESLMMTGFEVLTEAGYAPEMAYFEVLHEMKLIVDLIWEGGLENMNYSISETAELGGYVAGPRIIDSEAKKRMEEVLADIQSGKFVRDMVADVEAGQPKMKQYREEITNHPIEKTGAKLRDMMSWVKNPLDATA; from the coding sequence ATGGCTATTGAAGTGTTCTACGACGCCGACGCAGACCTGTCCATCATCCAGGGTCGCAAGGTAGCGGTTGTGGGCTACGGCTCCCAGGGTCACGCTCACGCTCAGTGTCTGCGCGACTCTGGTGTCGAGGTCAAGATCGGCCTGCGCGAGGGCTCCAAGTCCGCCGCCAAGGCCGAAGAAGCAGGTTTTGAGGTCGGATCTGTCGATGAGGTCTCCGAGTGGGCCGACGTGATCATGATCCTGGCTCCGGACACCTCCCAGGCGAAGATCTTCACCGAGCAGATCGAGCCGCACCTGAAGTCCGGCGATGTGCTGCTGTTCGGCCACGGCCTGAACATCCACTTCGATCTGATCACCCCGGCCGAGGACATCGCTGTGGGCATGGTTGCTCCCAAGGGGCCAGGCCACCTGGTTCGTCGTCAGTTCGTTGACGGCAAGGGCGTGCCCTGCCTGATCGCTGTGGCTCAGGATCCCACCGGCGACACCCAGGACCTCACTCTGTCCTACGCTGCGGCAATCGGCGGTGCCCGTGCCGGCGTGATCGTCACCTCCTTCCGTGAGGAAACCGAGACCGACCTCTTCGGCGAGCAGGCCGTGCTGTGCGGTGGTCTCGAATCGCTGATGATGACCGGCTTCGAGGTGCTCACTGAGGCGGGTTACGCCCCCGAGATGGCCTACTTCGAGGTGCTGCACGAGATGAAGCTCATCGTGGACCTCATCTGGGAGGGCGGCCTGGAGAACATGAATTACTCCATCTCCGAAACCGCCGAGCTCGGCGGTTATGTCGCCGGCCCGCGCATCATCGATTCCGAGGCGAAGAAGCGCATGGAAGAGGTGCTCGCTGATATCCAGTCGGGCAAGTTCGTGCGCGACATGGTGGCTGACGTCGAGGCTGGCCAGCCGAAGATGAAGCAATACCGCGAGGAAATCACGAACCACCCGATCGAGAAGACCGGCGCCAAGCTGCGCGACATGATGTCTTGGGTGAAGAACCCGCTCGACGCTACTGCGTAG
- a CDS encoding GmrSD restriction endonuclease domain-containing protein, which yields MGFSTPSYVLTDLFARINRGDLQLPDFQRSFRWDVDRVRALILTVLRGYPIGTLMTLDVRGEPMRFKPRPLQGAPNASSEPGWLLLDGQQRLTTLFHTLSGDGYIDTIDFRRKRVRRKFYLDINKALEGDILPDEAVFSVDEHGQVQTHFGPVIDGGVSDHEAELSNEVIPIIDLLNDNAANMLFDLAARGDADTRERMKTVMNRVVRPLSRYSVPMIRLDRDTHTGGIGSIFVHANSGGLRMGVFDLLTAVFATEDSDYKLGDDWKKTQDVLSNFEVLGDVGTTDFLKAVTLLVTYRRGRASGQREDILQLTLDEYKPAADAMRVAFAQTAKFLRDRRIFTKDQVPYTSQLVALAVILAIVEDDPAVRQSKEAWDRLYRWFWCVILGELYGTAAVANRAARDVNEVPRWVIAGAHSDTAAEAGDGTEGAADGADDVDLPASVAKARFAESRLLSIDADSTAYKGIFALMMGRGAKDWRTGLEFNGENIADLDAGFHYIFPPRWCAEQGVDPVLYNSVLNRAPMGRRTQVVISGTPPSRYLPRVQSKSIMEDAEFDGVLSTSMLTPGYLHAAKAEEFFSDRRRRVLQAIEEAMGNEAIHDVDENDLRGGHEGPDAFQRPEEPTNE from the coding sequence ATGGGTTTTAGTACACCTAGCTATGTTTTGACTGATCTTTTCGCCCGCATCAATCGGGGCGATCTCCAACTGCCCGATTTTCAGCGCTCTTTTCGCTGGGATGTTGATCGGGTGCGCGCCCTCATTTTGACCGTGCTGCGCGGATATCCCATTGGCACGCTCATGACGCTCGATGTTCGCGGCGAGCCCATGCGTTTCAAACCGCGGCCGCTGCAAGGGGCGCCGAATGCAAGCTCCGAACCCGGATGGTTGCTTCTCGACGGTCAGCAGCGCCTGACCACCCTGTTCCACACCTTGAGCGGTGATGGCTACATCGACACCATTGACTTTCGCCGCAAGCGGGTGCGCCGCAAGTTTTACCTGGACATCAATAAGGCCCTCGAGGGCGATATTCTGCCGGACGAAGCCGTATTTTCCGTCGATGAACATGGCCAAGTGCAAACGCATTTCGGTCCGGTAATCGATGGGGGAGTCAGCGACCACGAAGCTGAGCTGAGCAACGAAGTTATTCCCATTATCGATCTGCTCAACGATAATGCCGCCAATATGCTCTTCGATTTGGCTGCCCGCGGCGATGCCGATACACGCGAGCGGATGAAGACCGTGATGAATCGCGTCGTGCGGCCACTCTCGCGCTATAGCGTGCCGATGATTCGCCTCGACCGAGACACCCACACTGGGGGCATTGGCTCCATTTTTGTCCACGCCAATTCCGGCGGACTACGCATGGGAGTGTTCGATCTCCTCACCGCCGTTTTCGCCACCGAAGACAGTGACTACAAACTGGGCGATGATTGGAAGAAAACCCAGGATGTGCTGTCCAATTTTGAGGTGCTGGGTGATGTCGGCACCACGGACTTCCTCAAGGCCGTCACTCTTTTGGTCACCTACCGGCGCGGGCGGGCCTCGGGGCAGCGTGAAGACATTCTTCAACTCACCCTCGACGAATACAAACCCGCAGCCGACGCCATGCGCGTGGCATTCGCCCAAACCGCCAAATTCCTGCGCGATCGGCGAATTTTCACCAAAGACCAAGTGCCCTACACCTCTCAACTCGTAGCGCTTGCGGTGATCCTCGCGATCGTGGAGGACGATCCGGCCGTGCGCCAGTCCAAGGAAGCATGGGACCGGCTCTACCGCTGGTTCTGGTGCGTCATTCTGGGCGAGCTTTATGGCACCGCCGCCGTGGCCAACCGTGCCGCGCGCGATGTCAACGAGGTACCGCGCTGGGTGATCGCTGGGGCACATAGCGATACTGCGGCCGAAGCTGGGGATGGCACCGAGGGCGCAGCTGATGGTGCCGATGATGTGGATCTTCCCGCGAGCGTTGCCAAGGCCCGCTTCGCGGAATCGCGGCTGTTGAGCATCGACGCCGATTCCACGGCCTACAAGGGAATCTTCGCACTCATGATGGGACGCGGTGCCAAGGACTGGCGTACCGGTTTGGAGTTCAACGGCGAAAACATCGCGGATCTCGACGCAGGCTTCCACTACATTTTCCCGCCGCGCTGGTGCGCCGAGCAGGGAGTGGATCCGGTGTTGTATAACTCGGTGCTGAACCGTGCTCCGATGGGTCGCCGAACCCAAGTGGTCATCTCTGGGACACCGCCATCGCGCTATCTGCCGCGCGTACAGTCCAAGTCCATCATGGAAGACGCCGAGTTCGACGGGGTGCTGTCTACCTCCATGCTCACCCCCGGATATCTGCACGCAGCCAAGGCGGAGGAGTTTTTCTCCGACCGGCGGCGCCGTGTGCTGCAAGCCATCGAGGAGGCTATGGGTAATGAGGCCATCCATGACGTGGACGAAAACGATCTGCGTGGCGGCCATGAAGGCCCCGACGCCTTCCAACGGCCCGAAGAACCCACGAATGAGTAA
- a CDS encoding acetolactate synthase large subunit yields MAEKQQPSSQAAAHHSQTSQAEAVNGQRMTGAQAIVKTLELIGVDTIFGIPGGAVLPLYDPLYSSTKVRHVLVRHEQGAGHAATGYAQATGRIGVCVATSGPGATNLVTPIADAMLDSVPMLAITGQVGHSLLGTDAFQEADIRGITMPVTKHNYMIADPNDIPQAFAEAYHIATTGRPGPVLLDIPKDVQNAEMTFQWPPKIKIPGYRPTVTPHSRQIDEAVKLISESSKPVIYAGGGIIKANASAELQEFIDKTGIPVVTTLMALGTVPSHHELNMGMPGMHGTVSAVGAIQRSDLLITIGARFDDRVTGDVDSFAPDAKVIHADIDPAEIGKIRVADVPIVGDAREVLSAFNRAFDTDTHPDAASTQDLSSWHSYLHSLKERFPRGWDDVDDGLLTPQHVIRELSKTVGPDAIYCAGVGQHQMWSAQFIDFEYPRTWLNSGGLGTMGYSVPAALGAKAGCPDKEVWAIDGDGCFQMTNQELTTSAIENMPIKVAVINNGNLGMVRQWQTLFYEGRYSNTKLREQGEFVPDFVTLAEGLGCVAFRVTKEEEIVPTIRKAREINDRPVLIDFIVGQDAQVWPMVSAGASNTDIQYARDLRPLFDEDSSAASASDYSDGNASGYAAHASQAESAYAEHTAAPAADTDSASRG; encoded by the coding sequence GTGGCCGAGAAGCAACAGCCCTCATCGCAGGCTGCAGCGCACCACAGCCAGACCTCGCAGGCGGAAGCCGTGAATGGTCAGCGCATGACTGGCGCGCAGGCAATCGTCAAGACCTTGGAATTGATCGGGGTCGACACCATTTTCGGTATCCCGGGCGGCGCAGTATTGCCGCTTTATGATCCTCTCTATTCCTCTACCAAGGTGCGCCACGTCCTTGTACGTCACGAGCAGGGGGCGGGACATGCTGCCACCGGCTACGCCCAGGCCACTGGCCGCATTGGGGTGTGCGTCGCCACCTCTGGGCCGGGCGCGACCAACCTGGTCACTCCTATCGCCGATGCAATGTTGGATTCGGTGCCGATGTTGGCGATCACCGGCCAGGTGGGCCACTCGCTGCTGGGCACGGATGCCTTCCAAGAGGCCGATATTCGTGGTATCACCATGCCGGTGACCAAGCACAACTACATGATCGCCGACCCCAATGATATCCCTCAGGCTTTCGCCGAGGCCTATCACATCGCCACTACGGGCCGGCCCGGCCCGGTGCTGTTGGACATCCCTAAGGATGTGCAGAATGCTGAGATGACTTTCCAGTGGCCGCCGAAGATCAAGATCCCCGGCTATCGCCCGACGGTCACCCCGCACAGCCGCCAAATCGATGAGGCGGTCAAGCTCATCTCCGAGTCGTCGAAGCCGGTGATTTACGCCGGCGGTGGCATTATCAAGGCCAATGCTTCCGCCGAGCTGCAGGAGTTCATCGATAAGACCGGTATTCCGGTGGTCACTACGCTCATGGCTCTGGGGACGGTGCCATCGCACCACGAGCTGAACATGGGCATGCCGGGCATGCACGGCACCGTCTCGGCGGTGGGCGCGATCCAGCGTTCGGATCTGCTGATTACCATTGGGGCTCGCTTCGACGATCGTGTCACCGGCGATGTTGATTCCTTTGCCCCAGATGCCAAGGTGATCCACGCTGATATCGACCCAGCCGAGATCGGCAAGATTCGGGTAGCTGATGTGCCGATCGTCGGCGATGCGCGCGAGGTGCTCAGTGCCTTCAACCGCGCCTTCGATACCGACACACACCCCGATGCGGCCAGCACCCAGGATTTGAGCAGCTGGCACAGCTATCTTCACTCGCTCAAGGAACGTTTTCCCCGCGGCTGGGACGATGTAGACGATGGCCTGCTGACCCCGCAGCATGTGATCCGCGAGCTATCGAAGACGGTAGGCCCAGACGCTATTTACTGTGCCGGTGTGGGCCAGCACCAAATGTGGTCGGCACAGTTTATTGACTTCGAGTATCCCCGTACCTGGTTGAACTCTGGTGGCCTAGGCACCATGGGATACTCGGTGCCGGCGGCGCTCGGTGCTAAGGCTGGATGCCCTGACAAGGAAGTGTGGGCCATCGATGGCGATGGATGCTTCCAGATGACCAACCAGGAGCTGACCACCTCCGCAATTGAAAACATGCCGATCAAGGTGGCGGTGATTAACAATGGCAACCTCGGCATGGTGCGCCAGTGGCAAACCCTGTTCTATGAGGGTCGCTACTCCAACACCAAGCTGCGCGAACAAGGGGAATTCGTGCCCGACTTCGTCACTCTCGCCGAGGGGCTGGGCTGCGTTGCCTTCCGCGTAACGAAGGAAGAGGAGATCGTGCCCACCATCCGCAAGGCGCGCGAGATCAACGATCGCCCAGTGCTCATCGACTTCATCGTCGGCCAAGACGCCCAAGTGTGGCCGATGGTCTCGGCCGGTGCATCCAATACTGATATTCAATACGCCCGCGATCTTCGTCCGCTTTTCGACGAAGACTCCTCGGCCGCTTCCGCCTCGGACTATTCGGATGGCAATGCCTCCGGCTACGCGGCGCATGCCTCTCAGGCAGAGAGCGCGTACGCAGAACACACCGCAGCACCTGCTGCCGACACCGACTCCGCATCGCGCGGCTAA
- the ilvN gene encoding acetolactate synthase small subunit: MSEEIHRHTLSVLVQDVDGIISRVAGLFSRRAYTMSAITSARTETRGVNRITIVVHTDDDSIEQITKQLNKLIHVLKVVRLTPEKTISRALLMVKVNADATNRPQVVDAANLFRARVVDVSPESMVIEATGAPDKLDALLEVLEPFGIREMAKSGQIAMHRGPRILTPNHKKASQIVDFESQ; this comes from the coding sequence ATGTCTGAAGAAATCCATCGCCACACTCTCAGCGTGCTTGTTCAGGATGTCGATGGCATCATCTCCCGCGTCGCTGGGCTATTCAGTCGCCGGGCGTACACCATGAGCGCGATCACCTCGGCGCGCACCGAAACTCGGGGCGTTAACCGCATCACCATCGTGGTGCACACTGATGATGATTCGATCGAGCAGATCACCAAGCAGCTCAACAAGCTGATCCACGTGCTCAAGGTGGTACGCCTGACTCCGGAGAAAACGATCTCTCGGGCGCTGTTGATGGTGAAGGTCAATGCCGATGCCACCAACCGCCCTCAGGTGGTTGATGCCGCGAATCTCTTCCGTGCTCGGGTAGTGGATGTCTCGCCCGAGTCCATGGTGATCGAGGCCACCGGGGCGCCCGATAAGTTGGACGCTCTGCTCGAGGTGCTGGAGCCCTTCGGGATCCGAGAGATGGCCAAGTCTGGCCAGATCGCGATGCACCGTGGCCCGCGGATTCTCACGCCCAACCACAAGAAGGCGTCTCAAATAGTGGACTTTGAGTCCCAGTAA
- a CDS encoding mechanosensitive ion channel family protein → MLTQAQYIFYQALDWIVSQGLTLILLTLLALLVPRIGRLINRYVQSKWEDSEEDRKASLALVGAAVYIGQGIAYFLLILVFFKTLGLSLMGAAVPATVISAALGFGAQALIGDFLAGFFIITEKQYGVGDWVQFEGNGVSVEGDVMQITMRATKIRTLNGENVTIPNGTARVCINYSNYWARAVAVLPVPLLGSDSVESAISRSTTAAERALEDPVVKRDIMGELEVHPAVDITPPSIVGMPWMMTMRFIVQVNPARQWAVERAIRTEVLKEFWDEYGSATTVDGMRVAELRDATSRALERQHSLAARSALDDATSPDTPHNGEKASAGGGSAASGGAGLAGAGAAAGAAALDSEAPTSHMPARSHSPQPTGGGEQAAAMADERTRSFPVTDVPVTEEGGVDKHEGDEHEDSTHIFRKDTYEQRWKQVLSLGGRIRVSTMLMMVAVMVLLIIKLFTVQPADDWRANTRFVEPTTSTTQPSTSETTSSSQPSTSETSEPAVTSTEPTTENTAPTNQPNPTSTTPTTSTTPQNPGRDTENYPGRDSGQDPGRDSGQNPGDNESTNTEASEPTDTVDVE, encoded by the coding sequence ATGCTCACTCAAGCTCAGTACATCTTTTATCAAGCTCTCGACTGGATCGTCAGCCAAGGCCTCACCCTCATTCTCCTTACTCTTCTGGCTCTGCTCGTGCCTAGAATCGGCAGGCTGATCAACCGCTACGTGCAATCGAAGTGGGAAGACTCCGAGGAAGACCGCAAGGCAAGCCTCGCGCTCGTGGGCGCGGCCGTCTACATCGGCCAGGGTATCGCCTACTTCCTCCTCATCCTCGTCTTCTTCAAAACCTTAGGGCTTTCGCTGATGGGCGCCGCCGTGCCCGCCACCGTGATCTCTGCCGCCCTCGGTTTTGGCGCCCAAGCCCTCATTGGCGATTTCCTCGCCGGGTTCTTCATCATCACGGAGAAACAATATGGTGTGGGCGACTGGGTGCAGTTTGAGGGTAACGGAGTGAGCGTCGAAGGCGACGTCATGCAGATCACCATGCGCGCCACCAAGATTCGCACCCTCAACGGCGAAAACGTGACCATCCCCAACGGCACTGCTCGCGTGTGCATCAACTACTCCAACTACTGGGCCCGCGCCGTCGCCGTGCTGCCAGTGCCACTGCTCGGCTCCGACTCCGTGGAGTCCGCCATCAGCCGCTCCACCACCGCAGCCGAGCGGGCGCTCGAAGACCCCGTAGTCAAACGCGACATCATGGGCGAGCTGGAAGTACACCCCGCCGTGGACATCACCCCGCCCAGCATCGTCGGCATGCCCTGGATGATGACCATGCGTTTCATCGTCCAAGTCAACCCCGCGCGCCAATGGGCCGTCGAACGCGCCATTCGCACCGAAGTACTCAAAGAATTCTGGGACGAATACGGCTCCGCCACCACCGTCGATGGCATGCGCGTCGCCGAGCTACGCGACGCCACCTCTAGGGCACTTGAGCGCCAGCACTCCCTTGCCGCCCGCTCTGCGCTTGACGACGCCACCTCGCCGGACACCCCACACAACGGCGAGAAAGCCAGCGCCGGCGGTGGGTCTGCCGCGTCCGGTGGGGCCGGTCTTGCTGGCGCTGGCGCTGCGGCTGGTGCTGCGGCGTTGGATAGTGAAGCACCCACCAGCCACATGCCGGCGCGCTCCCACTCCCCTCAGCCGACAGGCGGTGGCGAGCAAGCAGCCGCCATGGCCGATGAACGCACCCGCAGCTTCCCTGTGACCGATGTGCCGGTGACGGAGGAGGGTGGCGTCGATAAGCATGAGGGCGACGAGCACGAAGACTCCACCCACATCTTCCGCAAGGACACCTATGAACAGCGGTGGAAGCAGGTGCTCTCGCTCGGCGGGCGCATTCGCGTGTCCACGATGCTGATGATGGTCGCGGTGATGGTGCTGCTCATTATCAAACTGTTTACCGTGCAGCCGGCGGATGACTGGCGCGCCAACACCAGGTTTGTCGAACCCACTACCTCCACGACCCAACCATCCACCTCGGAGACCACCTCCAGCAGCCAGCCGTCGACTTCGGAAACCTCCGAGCCAGCCGTTACCTCCACCGAACCCACCACCGAGAACACGGCCCCCACTAACCAGCCCAACCCGACCAGCACTACCCCCACCACGAGCACCACCCCGCAAAACCCGGGACGCGACACCGAGAACTACCCCGGGCGCGACTCAGGGCAAGACCCAGGGCGTGATTCTGGACAAAACCCCGGCGACAACGAATCCACCAACACGGAGGCCAGTGAGCCCACCGACACAGTGGACGTAGAATAG
- a CDS encoding cell wall-binding repeat-containing protein, with protein MKKNKAIAIAASVLMLSGVGVACSNNSDSSDSSAASNAAAARDEDPRFGDAPFVVSDTDFSGIDASKLFFDHSETAVVTGMETASQLRGASIAAVAHAPMLMNTPENRSAVLDELKRLKATKVLLVGDTDFAAAEAANDSEITFIKDQGTVESLQVATSLDFTEKTTGDTAQAISDIVTLDSKEPTLLVPEDYSTPVEGKTEEQGNFPAQSALDDGNSPVVLTSPMSGIAATATAKAWGADLVSLPWPDPRASEDGIKAVAGLEDKPVIALGRLFGSSENLKKRIVRSQEVTEEQPGGGQLVFPGRHVVALYGHHTGPALGAMGEQDSEAAAERVHDIAEQYQEYVDDPVIPAFEMMATVASADPGDDNDYSNEADPSELLDYLDAITEIGGYAVIDLQPGRAHLLDQAKLYEELLKRPNVGLALDPEWKIGPNEVPLQNVGHVDASEINEVSEWLAKLVDENNLPQKPLVLHQFQLQMIRNREQLNVDYPELAFVLHADGHGTPDLKFETWDVLKEGLDPRIFLAWKNFYDEDTPTFTPEQTMEITPRPWFVSYQ; from the coding sequence GTGAAGAAGAACAAGGCCATCGCGATTGCCGCGAGTGTGCTCATGCTCTCCGGCGTGGGCGTGGCGTGCTCCAATAACAGTGACAGCTCCGATTCGTCGGCTGCGTCGAATGCGGCAGCGGCCCGCGATGAGGATCCGCGTTTCGGCGATGCTCCCTTTGTGGTGAGCGATACTGATTTCTCCGGCATTGATGCCTCGAAGCTCTTTTTCGATCACTCCGAAACAGCGGTGGTCACCGGAATGGAGACGGCGTCACAGCTGCGTGGCGCGTCGATCGCAGCGGTGGCCCACGCGCCGATGCTGATGAACACCCCAGAGAACCGCTCCGCGGTGCTCGATGAGCTCAAGCGACTCAAGGCCACCAAGGTGTTGCTGGTGGGCGATACCGACTTCGCCGCGGCCGAGGCCGCCAATGATAGCGAGATCACTTTCATCAAAGATCAGGGCACCGTGGAGTCGCTGCAAGTGGCCACGTCTTTGGACTTCACTGAGAAGACCACCGGCGATACTGCCCAGGCCATCAGCGATATCGTGACCCTCGATTCCAAGGAGCCGACCCTGCTGGTGCCGGAGGATTATTCCACCCCAGTCGAGGGCAAGACCGAGGAACAGGGGAATTTCCCTGCGCAATCTGCGCTTGACGACGGCAACTCCCCAGTCGTTTTGACCTCCCCGATGAGCGGTATCGCGGCGACGGCCACCGCTAAGGCATGGGGCGCTGATTTGGTCTCCTTGCCGTGGCCCGATCCCCGCGCCTCGGAGGACGGAATCAAGGCTGTTGCCGGCTTGGAAGACAAGCCGGTGATCGCCTTGGGGCGTCTGTTCGGCTCGAGTGAGAACCTGAAGAAGCGCATCGTGCGCAGTCAAGAGGTCACCGAGGAGCAGCCTGGTGGCGGCCAGCTTGTGTTCCCGGGCCGTCATGTGGTGGCGCTCTATGGCCACCACACCGGTCCCGCGTTGGGCGCAATGGGCGAGCAGGACTCCGAGGCTGCCGCGGAGCGGGTCCACGATATCGCGGAGCAGTACCAAGAGTACGTGGACGATCCAGTGATCCCTGCCTTCGAGATGATGGCCACCGTGGCGTCGGCCGATCCTGGCGATGATAATGACTACTCCAACGAGGCAGACCCCTCTGAGCTGCTTGATTATCTCGACGCCATCACGGAGATCGGTGGCTATGCCGTGATCGATCTGCAGCCGGGCCGTGCGCACCTGCTCGACCAGGCCAAGCTGTACGAGGAGCTGCTGAAGCGCCCGAACGTGGGACTGGCGCTCGATCCCGAGTGGAAGATCGGCCCGAATGAGGTTCCGCTGCAGAATGTGGGCCACGTGGATGCCTCCGAGATCAACGAGGTCTCTGAGTGGTTGGCCAAGCTGGTAGACGAAAACAACCTGCCCCAGAAGCCCTTGGTTCTCCACCAGTTCCAGCTACAGATGATCCGCAATCGCGAACAGTTGAACGTGGATTACCCCGAGCTGGCCTTCGTGTTGCACGCCGATGGGCACGGCACCCCAGACTTGAAGTTCGAAACCTGGGATGTGCTCAAGGAGGGCCTCGATCCGCGCATCTTCCTGGCGTGGAAGAACTTCTACGATGAGGACACCCCGACCTTCACCCCCGAGCAGACGATGGAGATCACTCCGCGTCCGTGGTTTGTGTCCTACCAATAA